The genomic stretch CTCCGTGACAAGTGATGATCTTATCCGGTCTTGGGTGCAATCTTTTTGCAAATTCCATCAATTGTCTTCTGTTGGAGTGACCACTGAATCCTTCAATGGTTTTAACATCCATTTTAACATTGTAGATTCTTTTTTTACCTGTTTCATCTTCCAATGGGATTTCCTTGTGTCCTTTTTGGATTTTTCTACCAAGGGATCCTTCTGATTGGTAACCTACGAAAACAATGGAATTGTTCTTGTCTTCACATAACCATTTGAAGTACTCAACAGAGTTTCCACCAGTCATCATACCAGATGTTGAAAGGATAATTGATGGTTCTCCTTCTACAATCTGTTTTCTTTCAGCATTGTTTTGAACCTTATTGAATGATTCTGCAATAAATGGATTTCTTCCCATATGGAAAATTTGATCCCTTAAGTCTTTGCTTAAGTATTCAGGTCTTGCAGTGTGCACTGCAGTTGCTTCCCAGATCATACCATCAAGATGGATTGGCACTTCTTCAACCATTCCATGGCGCATGTACTCTTCAAGCACAATCATCAATTCTTGTGCTCTTCCTACTGCAAATACAGGAACCAATACTTTTCCGCCACGTTTTAATGTTTTGTAGATGGTCTTCATCAATTCTTTTTCTGCATTGTTTCTTGATGGGGTAACATCTTCGTGTCCACCATATGTACTTTCCATAATGCAGCTTTCCACTCTAGGGAATCTTGTGGTTGCAGGTTCCAAGAGTCTGCTTCTTTCGTATTTGAAGTCTCCAGTGTAGAGCAAGTTATGTGCACCGTCACCAATGTGGAAGTGGCACATAGCGGAACCTAAAATGTGACCTGCATTATGCAAGGTCAATTTGATGTCTGGAGATATATCTGTTACTACTCCATAGTCAAGAGTGATTGTGTGCTTGATCATCTTTTGCACATGCTTTACATTAAATGGAAGTGGGTTGTTTTCCCTATGTGCAATGTCAATGTAATCCAATTGCAATAAGGTCATCAAGTCTCTTGTTGCAGAGGTACAGTATACAGGACCTTCGTATCCATAGTGGTAAAGGTAAGGAATGAATCCACAGTGGTCCAAGTGAGCGTGAGACACTACAACTGCATCAAGGTCTTGAATTGAAAACTCAGGAACTCCAAGCATTGGGAATGAACTTTTTTCATCTTGCCCTGCTACGTTTACTCCACAATCAAGCAACACTCTACTGTTTGGAGTTTGAAGTAACATGCAGGAACGCCCTACCTCTTTAAATCCTCCCATAGCGGTTAATCTGGTCCAATCATTATCATATTTTCCGCCTTGGTGGATTCTTGCACCTAAAGTCTGCAAGATTTTCTTTCTTTCCTTACTGTTGTGCATCAAGGTATTTCTGATTCTATCGATAATTTCAGATCGGATTGGAGGACTTCTTAAAATCTTTGGAGCCCATCCGGTTTTTCTAACGATTTCCCTTGAGGTCACTCCATATTTTCCAATTACAAGTCCAGGTTTGGTAGCTTCTATAACCACTTCGTTGGTAACTTCATCAAAGGTGATGTTACTGATTTCAGCATCTTCTGGAACGATCTCTTCGACTTTTTGAATAGTTTCTTCGTATGGTAATAAAACTGATTTGTCTGATCTGATTATGATTCTTTTTCTAAGTTCTTTTGCCAAGTTTCTGATTAAGTCCCCATTGTCTGCTACAATGTCTGGGTTTTTTGTATAAATAACAACCTCAGGACCTTCAAATTCAATATTAGCTAATTGAACTTCATCAGGTAGTTTTTTTGTAATTTTTTGTTTGATTTCTTCTAAAACGTTTGAAGCCATATTATCACTTCGAAAAATAGACGTATAAAATTAGCATATGGTATAAAATCAATATTTTTGTAATTTCCAATTCTTCTTTTATTTTCCTTTAATCAGTTATAGAAAATGTTTTTTAAAAATATTCGTTAAGTAAATTTTGGTTAATTTTTAAATAAGCCGTTTAATTGAATAATTATTCTATAATTAATTCTAAATAATTAAATTAATTAACTAATCAAAATCCTAATATTATCTAAAAATATAATTATATAAATTTCTAAATTCAGGATTTAAAATTAAATTAAAAGTTAAGAATATTGATTTTAATCTACGACATCAATATTCTTATGGATTAAATAAACAGCTTCTGTGTCATAAAAAAGATGTTTACTTAATTTATTGCATATACTATCTATACTGTAATATGTAAAATTAGTTGTAAAATAAAGTTAAAAAATAAATAATTCGTATATATTTTTTAGCTATTAATTTTTTCAATAATAGATTCAACTTCTTCTTTTTCTAACATCTTGTATCCGTCTTTAGTAACTTCAGCTACTAAGAAGCCATTTCCAGAGTAAGTGTCTCTTTCTGTAGCAGCTTTGATAGCTCTTAAAGCTAATTCTTTAGCTTCTTCTACAGTGATGTCTTCGTGGAATCTGTCTTCAAGAACACCATATGCAAATGTAGAACCGGAACCGGTAGAAATGAAAGTATCCTTAATCATACCTCCTGCTGCATCTAAAGAATATATTGATGCACCAGTGTCATCTACTCCTCCGATAAGAGTTTGTACATATGCTGGTGAGGAGTGTAATATGTTAGAACTTACAGCTGCAGCAGCTTCTAAGCTAATGTCTTTACCATTTCTTAATCTGTATAATGCAGTTTCAGCGCTAATGATTTTCATTAAGCTTTGTGCATCTGCAACAGATCCTGCAATTGTTGCTGCAATGTGATTGTCAATTTTGAATATTTTTTCAGCTACTTTGTGAGCAACAAGGTTTCCCATACTTGCTCTTCTTTCGCTTGCAAATACAACACCATCTTTACAGGTAATACCGACAGTAGTGGTACCTTCAAATGTGTTTTTATCAGCCATATTAATACACCTCGTATAATAATGTAAAATTAAATTTAAATTATTAAATAATCTTAAATAATAAAAAATAATCTTAAAAATATAATGTTTTAATGATTGAAATTATTATTAAAATTAGAAATTGTCAGGTTTAATAAGTTATATAAAATTTGTAAAATCAATTAATATTTATACAATATAACTCGCACTTCCTAACCTATTCTTATTATGTTATACATTATATATAATAGTTTCGTTATTTTCACAAATTCTAATGGATAATTTCTTTCATTTTCAAATAATTTTTGATTTTTTATAATTTTTTAATTACTCAATTTTCGATTATTTTGATATTAAAGATTAATTTAATTTTTATTTTTAATTTAATCTCTTAATTTTCATTTATTTTCAAAACTACCTAGTACTAATCAATATTTTTGTTTATAAATTAATATTGATTTTAATAACTTTAATTTATTTTAATGTATTTACTCTTATTATTGGCTTTGTATTATTTAAATGTTTTTAAATTAGTTTAATATTTTTAGCATATAGTTTTTGATGATTTAAATAAAATAAGAAATTCAGATTATTCCATATGGCCTCAGGATAAGGAATAGGATAAATGCGATGAATATTCCCACTACGATTATTATTGGAATTAATCTTTTATATTCCATTTCTTCCTTGATTAGGAAATTTCCTTGGTCTTTGCCCTTTATTGTTTCTTCATCCTCTGATATGAATGAGTAGAAGATTGCAGTAACTAAAAGACAGAAGAACAGTCCTGCAAAACGGATCAGTGGATTTTGTGAGAATTGGAATCCTGGATTGATGATCATTGTTGCAATTGCAAAAAGGGATGCGAATTCAAGGAAGAA from uncultured Methanobrevibacter sp. encodes the following:
- a CDS encoding beta-CASP ribonuclease aCPSF1, translating into MASNVLEEIKQKITKKLPDEVQLANIEFEGPEVVIYTKNPDIVADNGDLIRNLAKELRKRIIIRSDKSVLLPYEETIQKVEEIVPEDAEISNITFDEVTNEVVIEATKPGLVIGKYGVTSREIVRKTGWAPKILRSPPIRSEIIDRIRNTLMHNSKERKKILQTLGARIHQGGKYDNDWTRLTAMGGFKEVGRSCMLLQTPNSRVLLDCGVNVAGQDEKSSFPMLGVPEFSIQDLDAVVVSHAHLDHCGFIPYLYHYGYEGPVYCTSATRDLMTLLQLDYIDIAHRENNPLPFNVKHVQKMIKHTITLDYGVVTDISPDIKLTLHNAGHILGSAMCHFHIGDGAHNLLYTGDFKYERSRLLEPATTRFPRVESCIMESTYGGHEDVTPSRNNAEKELMKTIYKTLKRGGKVLVPVFAVGRAQELMIVLEEYMRHGMVEEVPIHLDGMIWEATAVHTARPEYLSKDLRDQIFHMGRNPFIAESFNKVQNNAERKQIVEGEPSIILSTSGMMTGGNSVEYFKWLCEDKNNSIVFVGYQSEGSLGRKIQKGHKEIPLEDETGKKRIYNVKMDVKTIEGFSGHSNRRQLMEFAKRLHPRPDKIITCHGDPYKTVDLASSIHRSYKVETKTPLILEATRLQ
- the psmB gene encoding archaeal proteasome endopeptidase complex subunit beta, giving the protein MADKNTFEGTTTVGITCKDGVVFASERRASMGNLVAHKVAEKIFKIDNHIAATIAGSVADAQSLMKIISAETALYRLRNGKDISLEAAAAVSSNILHSSPAYVQTLIGGVDDTGASIYSLDAAGGMIKDTFISTGSGSTFAYGVLEDRFHEDITVEEAKELALRAIKAATERDTYSGNGFLVAEVTKDGYKMLEKEEVESIIEKINS